Proteins encoded within one genomic window of Desulfonatronospira thiodismutans ASO3-1:
- the cphA gene encoding cyanophycin synthetase, whose translation MKILESRALRGPNYWSSRRHNLIVIRVDLEEMEKYPSNTISGFPENMEKLIPSLYEHRCSRGYEGGFLERLREGTWMGHVMEHVALELQILAGMQCGFGRCTWDGEEGIYSVVFSYEEERAGFYAAEAAFEIVRAMIKGESYDLQKDIQALREIREQERFGPSTASIVHEAKKRHIPVLRLNSYSLVQLGWGIHQQRIQATVTGRTSSIGLEIAFDKEETKNMLHNNGCPVPYGLVVCSAGEVEAAVCRVGFPVVVKPVDGHHGQGATINVQNPENALAAFEAAREYSSRVIVEKCIKGSDFRLLVINYKLAAAAKRVPAHVTGNGRSSIQELIKEVNRDPRRGYGHEKMLTEITVDDMTKRLLELEGLSLDSVLSPGRTLYLKTTANLSTGGVSEDVTDTVHSYNVFLAERVARIIDLDVCGIDVIAPSLAEPLSETGGAIIEVNGAPGFRMHLSPVAGQPRNVAEPVLDMLFPLDHPGRIPIISVTGTNGKTTTTRLIAHIMHMSGKKVGYTTTDGIYIQNRLLYKGDCSGPDSARFVLRDPTVDYAVFETARGGMMRAGLGYDLSDVGVVTNVASDHLGLYGIHTLEQLTRLKCLVAENVQPSGYAVLNADDDYVYSMQENVSCNTAFFSMNAGNPRIKKHCSSGGTAAVYDEGDIILRKGDWSMLVDRVINIPLTYFGKAAFQVQNVLAACLAAFVQEVKVEEIRLGLQTFAPSSAQLPGRMNIFEFEKFKVLIDYAHNPSSMEAMGRFVSSLGMGVSTAILAGTGDRRDKDLQDYGRVAAEYFDRIIVWEDQDYARGRDSMKVMQLIQEGAASSSKKARVLSILDEDHAVDHALQEALPEAIICIFTGRIEAMTAKIKALREKELDLIIAREDIPNISPELRM comes from the coding sequence ATGAAAATCCTGGAATCCAGAGCTCTAAGGGGGCCTAATTACTGGTCCAGCCGGAGACACAATCTCATTGTCATTCGGGTGGATCTGGAAGAAATGGAAAAATATCCTTCCAATACCATTTCCGGATTTCCGGAAAATATGGAAAAACTTATACCTTCTCTTTATGAGCACAGATGTTCCAGAGGGTATGAAGGTGGTTTTCTGGAAAGGCTCAGAGAGGGGACATGGATGGGTCATGTAATGGAACATGTTGCATTGGAACTGCAGATACTTGCAGGCATGCAGTGTGGATTCGGACGGTGTACCTGGGATGGAGAAGAAGGCATCTACAGTGTTGTCTTTTCTTATGAGGAGGAAAGGGCTGGTTTTTATGCGGCTGAGGCTGCCTTTGAAATTGTCCGGGCCATGATTAAGGGTGAATCTTATGACCTGCAAAAGGATATTCAGGCCTTAAGAGAAATACGGGAGCAGGAGAGGTTCGGCCCCAGTACCGCCTCCATTGTTCATGAGGCCAAAAAGAGACATATTCCTGTACTTCGGCTCAACAGCTATTCCCTGGTCCAGCTTGGATGGGGGATACATCAGCAGAGAATTCAGGCCACGGTCACGGGCAGAACCAGCAGCATCGGCCTGGAAATCGCCTTTGACAAGGAAGAGACCAAGAACATGCTCCACAACAACGGCTGCCCCGTTCCTTACGGCCTTGTTGTCTGTTCTGCCGGTGAAGTTGAGGCAGCTGTTTGCCGGGTGGGCTTTCCGGTGGTGGTCAAGCCTGTGGATGGACATCATGGCCAGGGCGCAACAATAAATGTTCAAAATCCAGAGAATGCCCTGGCAGCCTTTGAGGCGGCCAGGGAATATTCCAGCCGGGTCATTGTGGAGAAATGCATCAAAGGCAGCGATTTCCGGCTGCTGGTGATCAATTATAAACTTGCAGCGGCAGCAAAGAGGGTTCCGGCTCATGTTACCGGCAACGGCCGCTCCAGTATTCAGGAACTGATCAAGGAAGTGAACCGGGATCCCCGCAGGGGATACGGACATGAAAAGATGCTTACCGAGATCACGGTGGACGACATGACTAAGCGTCTTCTGGAGCTGGAAGGTCTGAGCCTGGACTCGGTTCTTTCCCCGGGCAGAACACTGTATCTCAAGACCACGGCCAATCTGAGCACCGGCGGGGTGTCCGAGGATGTCACAGATACGGTTCATTCCTACAACGTTTTCCTGGCTGAACGGGTGGCCAGGATCATTGATCTGGATGTCTGCGGCATAGATGTCATAGCTCCAAGCCTGGCCGAACCGTTAAGCGAAACCGGAGGAGCTATCATTGAAGTAAACGGGGCGCCGGGATTCCGCATGCATCTGTCTCCTGTCGCGGGTCAGCCCAGAAATGTGGCAGAGCCCGTGCTGGACATGCTCTTTCCCCTGGATCATCCGGGCCGGATACCCATAATCTCCGTGACCGGCACCAACGGCAAGACTACAACCACCAGGCTCATCGCCCACATAATGCACATGAGCGGCAAAAAGGTCGGCTATACCACCACTGACGGAATATATATCCAGAACCGCCTTCTGTATAAGGGGGATTGTTCAGGCCCTGACAGTGCCCGTTTTGTACTGCGCGATCCCACAGTGGATTATGCAGTTTTTGAGACTGCCAGGGGCGGGATGATGCGGGCCGGACTGGGGTACGATCTGAGCGATGTGGGAGTTGTGACCAATGTGGCCTCGGATCACTTAGGGCTTTATGGTATCCATACCCTGGAGCAGCTTACCAGGCTCAAGTGCCTGGTGGCTGAAAATGTTCAGCCTTCAGGTTATGCAGTGCTTAATGCGGATGATGATTACGTTTATTCCATGCAGGAAAATGTCTCCTGCAACACAGCTTTTTTCAGTATGAATGCCGGCAATCCCAGAATAAAAAAACACTGTTCATCCGGAGGGACGGCAGCGGTATACGATGAAGGCGATATAATTCTGCGTAAAGGCGACTGGTCCATGCTGGTTGACAGGGTGATCAATATTCCCTTGACCTATTTCGGCAAGGCCGCGTTCCAGGTGCAAAACGTGCTGGCCGCCTGTCTGGCAGCCTTTGTCCAGGAGGTAAAGGTGGAAGAGATTCGCTTGGGTCTGCAGACGTTTGCACCTTCCTCTGCCCAGTTGCCCGGGCGTATGAATATTTTTGAATTTGAGAAATTCAAGGTGCTCATTGATTATGCCCATAATCCTTCAAGCATGGAGGCCATGGGCAGATTCGTGTCTTCTCTGGGCATGGGAGTCAGTACCGCTATCCTGGCTGGAACAGGTGACAGGCGGGACAAGGATCTGCAGGATTACGGACGGGTTGCTGCAGAGTACTTTGACAGGATCATTGTCTGGGAGGACCAGGATTACGCACGTGGCCGGGACAGCATGAAAGTGATGCAACTCATTCAGGAGGGGGCCGCCAGCAGCTCCAAAAAAGCCCGGGTGCTGAGCATTCTGGATGAAGATCATGCAGTGGACCATGCACTGCAGGAGGCCTTACCAGAGGCCATAATATGCATCTTTACCGGCAGGATCGAAGCCATGACCGCCAAGATCAAGGCGTTAAGGGAAAAAGAGCTGGATCTTATCATTGCCAGAGAGGATATTCCCAATATTTCTCCTGAACTGCGCATGTAA
- a CDS encoding cyanophycinase, with protein MEKTKGILIIIGGDMSMPPGMDNGENSSDAEVAETEGEILTRFCGLLSGIKSRIEIIPTASSIPEKAGTRYTEAFSSLGFKNCAVMEIRTREQAQSQDMVQRVREAEGFLFTGGDQLRLTTILGGTDLLNILAERYVREAVVIAGTSAGAMAMSDTMIYQGSSQEALKKGEVKFSSGFGLLSKVIIDTHFVKRGRIGRLFQAVASNPGCLGIGLGEDTGLLITKGETLEAIGSGLIIVVDGSTIKYTNMAMINEGELISIENLSVHVMVPGDKLLLSRRKFTPALAQ; from the coding sequence ATGGAAAAAACAAAGGGAATTTTGATAATTATCGGTGGGGACATGTCCATGCCGCCAGGAATGGACAACGGAGAAAACAGCAGTGATGCGGAGGTAGCCGAGACAGAGGGAGAGATCCTGACCAGATTCTGCGGATTGTTATCCGGTATAAAATCACGCATCGAGATCATCCCCACCGCCTCAAGCATTCCTGAAAAAGCAGGCACCAGATACACAGAGGCCTTCAGCAGCCTGGGATTTAAAAATTGTGCAGTTATGGAAATAAGAACCCGGGAGCAAGCTCAAAGCCAGGACATGGTCCAGCGGGTACGCGAGGCTGAAGGTTTTCTTTTCACCGGCGGAGATCAGTTGCGGCTGACCACCATCCTGGGAGGCACTGATCTTCTGAATATCCTTGCCGAGCGTTATGTACGGGAGGCCGTGGTCATCGCAGGAACCAGCGCCGGAGCCATGGCCATGTCCGACACCATGATCTATCAGGGAAGCAGCCAGGAGGCACTAAAAAAAGGCGAGGTCAAGTTCAGCAGCGGATTCGGGCTGTTGTCGAAAGTTATTATTGACACCCACTTCGTCAAACGCGGACGCATCGGTCGACTGTTTCAGGCTGTGGCCAGCAACCCCGGATGCCTGGGTATCGGCCTCGGGGAAGACACCGGCCTGCTGATCACTAAAGGGGAAACCCTGGAAGCCATAGGTTCGGGTCTGATCATCGTTGTGGACGGATCCACTATCAAGTATACCAATATGGCCATGATCAACGAAGGTGAACTCATCTCCATTGAAAATCTGAGCGTTCATGTAATGGTTCCCGGAGACAAGCTGCTTTTGTCCCGGAGAAAATTCACTCCGGCCCTGGCTCAATAA
- a CDS encoding ATP-grasp domain-containing protein, with amino-acid sequence MKKNIFVIGLDDFNLGMISSVKNAEGYNFIGLLDIHALIDSGLYRLSDMLELAEQQLREFKGTIDAIVGYTDFPVSTMVPILCEKFNVPGPSLESVLKCEHKYWSRLEQKKAIPEHIPAFTEFDPFDDQALDRISLEYPFWIKPIKSTASQLGFRINSRKDFKRAVAVIREKIGLFKPFDYLLDMVKLPPEVVRVKSSHCVAEQIISGHQCTLEGYVHNKEVLTYGIIDSIREPNRTTFARYQYPSRLPRKVQEEMSRISERVIKQVDLDHSAFNLEFFWNEKKDKIWFLEINTRIPQSHSDLFVKVDGVSNHQIMLDVALNRDPAFPRRQGRFRVAGKFFLREYQDKLITGIPTREDLEDLSNRIPGTLVDVQGKVGMKLSDIPEQDSYSYASAFIYLGADSQKDLLEKFRKCREMIRFQYQDLTIPTVSPKKIQEQAPETEPRVAIQVLTSPMELPVQEDTPMAGGVQDMTRP; translated from the coding sequence ATGAAAAAAAATATCTTTGTCATAGGTCTGGACGATTTCAATCTGGGCATGATCAGCTCGGTGAAAAATGCAGAAGGCTATAACTTCATCGGTCTCTTGGACATTCATGCCCTTATTGACAGCGGACTTTACCGGTTAAGCGACATGCTTGAGCTGGCCGAACAACAGCTCAGGGAATTCAAGGGGACCATTGATGCCATTGTGGGGTATACTGATTTTCCGGTCAGCACCATGGTGCCCATTCTCTGTGAGAAGTTCAATGTGCCCGGCCCCTCCCTGGAAAGCGTCCTGAAATGCGAGCACAAGTACTGGAGCCGTCTGGAACAGAAAAAGGCCATCCCGGAGCACATACCGGCCTTTACCGAATTCGATCCCTTTGATGACCAGGCCCTGGACCGGATTTCCCTTGAATATCCCTTCTGGATCAAGCCCATAAAATCCACTGCTTCGCAGCTGGGCTTCCGCATCAACAGCCGCAAGGACTTTAAGCGGGCCGTGGCAGTCATCAGGGAAAAAATCGGGCTGTTCAAGCCCTTTGACTACCTCCTGGATATGGTCAAGCTCCCACCTGAGGTGGTCAGGGTCAAGAGCTCCCACTGTGTTGCCGAACAGATCATTTCCGGGCACCAGTGCACCCTGGAAGGATACGTGCACAATAAAGAAGTGCTCACCTACGGCATTATCGACTCCATCCGCGAGCCCAACAGGACTACCTTTGCCCGTTACCAGTATCCCTCCCGTCTGCCCAGAAAAGTACAGGAGGAGATGTCCAGGATCAGCGAAAGGGTCATAAAACAGGTGGACCTGGATCACTCCGCCTTCAACCTGGAATTCTTCTGGAATGAAAAAAAGGACAAAATCTGGTTCCTGGAGATCAATACCCGCATCCCCCAGTCCCACAGCGATCTCTTTGTCAAGGTGGACGGTGTGTCCAATCACCAGATCATGCTGGATGTAGCCCTGAACCGGGATCCTGCGTTTCCCAGACGCCAGGGCAGATTCCGGGTGGCGGGCAAATTTTTCCTGAGGGAGTATCAGGACAAACTGATTACCGGCATCCCCACCAGAGAAGATCTTGAAGATCTAAGCAACAGGATCCCCGGAACCTTGGTGGACGTACAGGGAAAAGTGGGCATGAAGCTCTCGGACATTCCGGAACAGGACAGCTACAGCTATGCCTCTGCCTTTATCTATCTTGGTGCCGACAGTCAGAAGGATCTTCTGGAAAAATTCAGAAAGTGCCGGGAAATGATCAGATTTCAGTATCAGGACCTGACCATTCCGACAGTCTCCCCCAAAAAGATCCAGGAGCAGGCCCCGGAAACCGAGCCCAGGGTGGCCATTCAGGTACTGACTTCTCCCATGGAGCTGCCGGTGCAGGAAGATACGCCCATGGCGGGCGGGGTGCAGGATATGACCAGGCCGTGA
- a CDS encoding isoaspartyl peptidase/L-asparaginase family protein, with protein sequence MAVKYTLVIHAGCEDIIPERYGPEAEHEYLDYLHKSLAAGRVVLEGGGNGLDAVCAAVEVLEDCPLFNAGRGSVFAHDGTIEMDASVMRGKDLSAGAVAGVTGIKNPVQAAALVLKKSSHVLLMGTGAERFAHIHGLESAAPAYFQTSRRREEYLAAKKQAGEKFGTVGAVCLDRAGNLASASSTGGIPLKQYGRVGDSPVIGAGVYADNAACAVSCTGEGEFFLRRAAAKRIACLVEIGGFSLEAAVSAVLENIRNLGGKGGIIALDTAGRFSISFTTQGMFRGLVREGGMGRAAMFGPPGAWQ encoded by the coding sequence ATGGCTGTAAAATATACCCTTGTGATCCATGCCGGCTGTGAAGACATTATTCCGGAGCGCTACGGTCCTGAAGCTGAGCATGAATACCTGGATTATCTGCACAAGAGCCTCGCAGCAGGGCGGGTGGTTCTTGAAGGCGGCGGTAATGGGCTGGATGCGGTCTGTGCTGCAGTGGAAGTTCTGGAAGACTGCCCCCTGTTCAATGCCGGGCGCGGATCAGTATTTGCTCACGATGGGACGATAGAAATGGATGCATCCGTCATGAGGGGCAAAGATCTTTCCGCCGGGGCTGTGGCCGGTGTAACCGGCATCAAAAACCCGGTGCAGGCTGCAGCCCTGGTGCTGAAGAAATCTTCTCATGTCCTGCTCATGGGCACGGGCGCGGAGCGCTTTGCCCATATCCATGGCCTGGAAAGTGCGGCCCCTGCATATTTTCAAACCTCCAGGCGCAGGGAAGAGTACCTTGCAGCCAAAAAGCAGGCCGGGGAAAAGTTTGGAACGGTTGGTGCCGTCTGTTTAGACAGGGCGGGTAATCTGGCATCAGCCTCGTCCACCGGGGGCATCCCCTTAAAGCAGTACGGCCGCGTGGGAGATTCGCCTGTTATCGGGGCAGGGGTCTATGCGGACAACGCCGCCTGCGCCGTCAGCTGCACAGGAGAAGGAGAGTTTTTTCTGCGCCGGGCAGCGGCCAAGCGCATCGCCTGCCTGGTGGAGATCGGCGGTTTTTCTCTGGAAGCGGCCGTTTCGGCAGTTCTGGAAAATATCAGAAATCTTGGAGGAAAAGGCGGGATAATCGCTCTGGATACAGCAGGCCGTTTTTCCATTTCCTTTACCACTCAGGGTATGTTCCGGGGCCTGGTCCGTGAAGGGGGGATGGGACGAGCGGCCATGTTCGGCCCTCCTGGTGCCTGGCAATAG
- a CDS encoding CocE/NonD family hydrolase: MKTITSFPEKVRVLENEYIFLSDGTRLAAKIWIPLCADKEPVPAILEYIPYRKRDFEAVSDSITQGYLAGYGYACLRVDLRGAGESQGVLRDEYLQQELDDGVEVLAWIAAQPWCNGSIGMMGISWGGFNSLQIAALQPPQLKAIITVCSTDDRYADDVHYMGGCLLGDNLSWASTMFAYNSCPPDPDLVGDKWKEMWLERLDGSGLWLKNWLSHQRRDDFWKHGSVCEDFSRIKCPVMAVSGWADGYTNAVFRLLSGLSVPRKGLIGPWSHKYPHFGVPGPAIGFLQEALRWWDTWLKGKETGLMQEPMLRVWMQDSVPPSPLYKKRPGRWVAEPEWPSENINILTYHLHPGHLLLEEKPETKVYMTIQSPLSVGLFAGKWCSYAAPPDLPHDQREDDGGALIFETAPLETPLEILGAPVLELELSASEAVAMIAVRLSDVAPDDKATRVTYGLLNLCHRESHETPGLLEPGHSYRVRVQLNNIAQRFPAGNRLRVSISTSYWPLAWPSPRPVRLTIFAGLSRLELPVREAIHEDDKLRPFLEPEGAPAIRTSQLEPRRHRWRVIRDLAHDESTLEVVIDEGAVRFEDMDWTVTNRANEWYTFQDDDFVSVRGETLWFRRFQRGEWSVETVTRTVLTCSETHFRVHAEMDAYHGDERVFSRNWLCEIPRDHV, from the coding sequence ATGAAAACCATTACCTCCTTCCCTGAAAAAGTCAGGGTGCTGGAAAACGAGTACATTTTTCTGTCCGACGGAACCCGTCTGGCTGCCAAAATCTGGATCCCCCTCTGCGCTGACAAAGAGCCGGTCCCGGCCATCCTGGAATATATTCCATACCGCAAGCGGGACTTTGAAGCAGTAAGTGATTCCATAACCCAGGGCTATCTGGCCGGTTACGGCTATGCCTGTCTGCGGGTGGACCTGCGCGGAGCAGGGGAATCCCAGGGCGTACTAAGGGATGAATACCTGCAGCAGGAGCTTGACGATGGAGTGGAAGTTCTGGCCTGGATTGCTGCTCAGCCCTGGTGCAACGGGTCCATCGGCATGATGGGCATTTCCTGGGGCGGGTTCAACTCCCTGCAGATCGCCGCTCTGCAGCCGCCTCAGCTCAAGGCCATAATCACTGTGTGCTCAACAGATGACCGTTACGCCGACGATGTGCATTATATGGGTGGCTGCCTTCTGGGAGACAACCTTTCCTGGGCCTCGACCATGTTTGCATATAATTCCTGTCCGCCGGACCCGGACCTGGTTGGGGACAAATGGAAAGAGATGTGGCTTGAGCGACTGGACGGCAGCGGGTTGTGGCTTAAAAACTGGCTCAGTCATCAGCGCAGGGATGATTTCTGGAAACACGGCTCTGTCTGCGAGGATTTTTCCCGTATCAAGTGCCCGGTCATGGCTGTCAGCGGCTGGGCCGACGGATACACCAATGCCGTGTTCAGGCTTCTAAGCGGGCTCAGCGTTCCGCGCAAAGGGCTTATCGGTCCCTGGAGCCATAAGTATCCGCATTTCGGCGTACCGGGTCCGGCCATTGGATTTCTGCAGGAAGCGCTGCGCTGGTGGGATACCTGGCTCAAGGGAAAAGAAACCGGGCTCATGCAGGAGCCCATGCTGCGGGTCTGGATGCAGGACAGCGTTCCTCCCAGCCCCCTGTACAAAAAGCGTCCCGGTCGCTGGGTGGCTGAGCCAGAGTGGCCCTCGGAGAATATAAATATTCTAACATACCACCTGCATCCTGGACATCTGCTTTTGGAGGAGAAGCCCGAAACAAAGGTGTACATGACCATTCAATCCCCACTGAGTGTAGGCCTTTTTGCAGGCAAATGGTGTTCCTACGCTGCGCCTCCGGACCTGCCCCATGACCAGCGTGAAGATGACGGTGGAGCCCTGATTTTTGAGACTGCTCCTCTGGAGACTCCCCTGGAGATTCTGGGAGCTCCTGTGCTGGAATTGGAGCTTTCCGCAAGCGAAGCCGTGGCCATGATAGCGGTGCGTCTTTCGGATGTTGCTCCTGATGACAAGGCCACCCGGGTCACTTACGGCCTGCTGAACCTTTGTCACCGCGAGAGCCATGAGACGCCTGGGTTGCTTGAGCCCGGGCACTCATACAGGGTGCGCGTCCAGTTGAACAACATAGCCCAGCGTTTTCCGGCCGGGAACCGGCTGCGAGTATCCATATCCACTTCTTACTGGCCCCTGGCCTGGCCTTCTCCCAGACCGGTGCGCCTTACAATTTTTGCCGGCCTGAGCCGTCTGGAACTGCCTGTGCGGGAGGCAATCCATGAGGATGACAAGCTGCGCCCGTTTCTGGAGCCGGAAGGAGCACCGGCCATAAGGACCAGTCAGCTGGAACCCAGGCGGCACAGGTGGCGGGTCATCAGGGATCTGGCCCATGATGAGTCCACCCTGGAAGTTGTCATTGATGAAGGCGCTGTTCGTTTTGAGGATATGGACTGGACAGTTACCAACCGGGCCAATGAATGGTATACTTTCCAAGACGATGACTTTGTTTCCGTGCGCGGCGAGACCCTCTGGTTCAGGCGCTTCCAGCGCGGAGAATGGTCTGTCGAGACAGTGACCAGAACTGTTCTCACCTGCTCTGAAACCCATTTCCGGGTACATGCGGAGATGGATGCCTATCACGGGGATGAAAGGGTGTTCTCGCGCAACTGGCTGTGCGAGATACCCAGGGATCATGTGTAA
- a CDS encoding aldehyde ferredoxin oxidoreductase C-terminal domain-containing protein, giving the protein MTPLAQGMGFLPTRNFQESVFEASSNFSGENLKDNYVQRNKGCFNCPVSCSRYCSVQEGPYAGTKGEGPEYESISAFGSKCGNSDLEAVLHANMLCNRLGLDTISTGNVLAWAMECVDKGVFSARDLGLDGLGFGNHQAMIQAIHRIAARQDGGDILAQGAWRAARILGGQDLVVHSKGLDYPAVDVRGTKGMAMAFAVSPRGGDHLKGLCLLEVAPDVYAHILKSELGIEPGDKYWLKYETKAGLMAWQEDWHCVVDSLGLCKLEGIALKPVLPAHFHRLLSTATGWSGDVQDLRRAGERIWNLERMFNCREGLGRKDDYPPKRLMQEPVKNGPSRGERLDRDKYEALLTQYYSLRGWDLDTGVPTPATRSRLGLS; this is encoded by the coding sequence ATTACTCCCCTGGCCCAAGGTATGGGCTTTTTACCCACAAGAAATTTTCAGGAATCCGTCTTTGAAGCCTCCTCCAACTTTTCCGGAGAAAACCTCAAGGATAATTACGTCCAAAGAAACAAAGGCTGTTTCAACTGCCCGGTAAGCTGCAGCCGCTACTGCAGTGTACAAGAGGGACCTTATGCCGGAACTAAGGGCGAAGGCCCGGAATATGAATCCATCTCGGCGTTCGGCTCCAAGTGCGGCAATTCCGACCTGGAAGCAGTGCTGCATGCCAACATGCTCTGCAACAGGCTTGGCCTGGACACCATAAGCACCGGCAACGTCCTGGCCTGGGCCATGGAGTGCGTGGATAAAGGGGTTTTTTCCGCCAGAGATCTGGGTCTGGACGGTCTTGGCTTCGGCAACCATCAGGCCATGATACAGGCCATCCATAGAATAGCCGCCAGACAGGACGGGGGTGATATTCTGGCCCAAGGGGCCTGGAGGGCTGCGCGCATACTCGGAGGACAGGATCTTGTGGTGCACAGCAAAGGCCTGGATTACCCGGCTGTGGATGTGCGCGGAACAAAGGGCATGGCCATGGCCTTTGCCGTTTCCCCCAGAGGCGGAGATCACTTAAAAGGGCTCTGTCTTTTAGAGGTGGCACCGGATGTATATGCACATATTCTCAAGAGTGAGCTGGGCATTGAGCCTGGAGATAAATACTGGCTTAAGTATGAAACCAAAGCCGGGCTCATGGCCTGGCAGGAGGACTGGCACTGCGTAGTGGACTCCCTGGGGCTGTGCAAGCTGGAGGGAATCGCATTAAAACCCGTCCTGCCCGCCCATTTTCACAGGTTGCTGTCCACAGCCACAGGATGGTCGGGAGATGTCCAGGATCTAAGGCGGGCCGGGGAGAGGATCTGGAACCTGGAGCGGATGTTTAACTGCAGGGAAGGACTGGGCAGAAAAGATGATTATCCGCCGAAGCGGCTTATGCAGGAGCCTGTGAAGAACGGGCCTTCCAGGGGAGAACGTCTGGACAGGGATAAATACGAGGCCCTGCTTACGCAATACTACAGCCTCAGAGGATGGGACCTGGATACGGGTGTCCCGACACCGGCAACCAGGAGCAGGCTTGGGCTTTCATAA
- a CDS encoding aldehyde ferredoxin oxidoreductase N-terminal domain-containing protein → MRDKWYGWCGRILYVDLNSMQVKTQELPRDLVRDYLGQSGSGARLLMDMTYPGMDPLSHQAPLIFGVGPLGGTPAPCSGRFSLTFKSPLTGIFADSNCGGHFGPEFKMAGFDHLVITGKAAHPVYLWIDNDQVRIKDARHLWGLDTWEADAGIRQELGERTAQVACIGPAGENMVLMSAVICNLGRAAARCGPGAVMGSKNLKAVAVRGDRGVDIFEPAAFTEAVQEVQASILGDPLYEQASSYGT, encoded by the coding sequence ATGCGGGATAAATGGTACGGGTGGTGCGGCAGGATTCTCTACGTGGACCTGAACAGCATGCAGGTCAAAACACAAGAGCTGCCCAGGGACCTGGTCCGGGACTATCTGGGTCAGTCCGGCAGCGGGGCCAGGCTGCTCATGGACATGACTTATCCCGGAATGGACCCTTTGTCTCACCAAGCCCCGCTCATATTCGGGGTCGGCCCTCTGGGAGGTACGCCCGCACCTTGCTCCGGGCGTTTCAGCCTGACCTTCAAGTCGCCTCTTACCGGAATTTTCGCCGACTCCAACTGCGGCGGGCATTTCGGGCCTGAGTTTAAAATGGCCGGATTTGATCACCTGGTAATCACCGGCAAGGCGGCTCATCCCGTCTACCTGTGGATAGACAACGACCAGGTGCGGATAAAGGATGCCCGGCACCTGTGGGGCCTGGATACCTGGGAAGCAGACGCAGGCATTAGACAGGAGCTGGGCGAGAGAACGGCCCAGGTGGCCTGTATCGGACCGGCCGGAGAAAACATGGTGCTCATGTCCGCGGTGATATGCAATCTGGGCCGGGCCGCTGCACGCTGCGGACCCGGAGCTGTCATGGGTTCCAAGAATCTCAAGGCAGTGGCTGTGCGCGGGGACAGGGGAGTGGATATTTTTGAGCCCGCAGCCTTTACAGAGGCTGTACAGGAAGTGCAGGCAAGTATCCTGGGAGATCCTCTTTATGAACAGGCCAGTTCCTACGGCACCTGA
- a CDS encoding DUF7680 family protein gives MNALPNIVDSETGQGLPRYDLRVENHGPSDLEFEIWQIPYNGTPDVKKPLRISGLRGRNLALIEHRVLRLLAKAGIHLGGLNIQDQARYALNEDQALNLGLLFRTLAPMRNRENMPMVADGIEAMGKEEAAYWLGMAMHRKYPRRVLMALRFLLIDPKARMKD, from the coding sequence ATGAATGCACTTCCCAACATTGTCGACAGCGAAACTGGCCAGGGTCTTCCCCGCTATGACCTGCGGGTTGAAAACCACGGGCCAAGTGATTTGGAGTTTGAGATTTGGCAGATACCCTACAACGGAACACCGGATGTCAAAAAGCCGCTGCGCATTTCCGGCCTGCGCGGCCGTAATCTGGCCCTGATTGAACACCGGGTGCTGCGTCTTCTGGCTAAGGCAGGAATTCACCTGGGCGGACTGAATATACAGGACCAGGCTCGCTATGCCTTAAACGAAGATCAGGCCCTGAATCTGGGTCTTCTTTTCCGTACCCTGGCTCCCATGCGCAATCGGGAGAACATGCCAATGGTGGCCGACGGAATTGAGGCCATGGGCAAGGAAGAGGCCGCCTATTGGCTGGGTATGGCCATGCACCGCAAATATCCCAGACGGGTGCTCATGGCTCTGCGCTTTTTGCTCATTGATCCCAAGGCCAGGATGAAGGACTGA